From Alteromonas australica, one genomic window encodes:
- a CDS encoding GNAT family N-acetyltransferase — MHIGNSARLSYHYVTEKDVEFLWELDQDEAVMRYINGGKPSSREDIRHIFIPRVQAFSNPALGWGLWRVEVTESRDSIGWILVRPFGFFTHSPETDNIELGWRFKRSSWGQGFATEAAKTVKDSLYLTGIDKFSAIANPANKASIKVMKNLGMTFSHELEYKDNLFHENVVVYAT; from the coding sequence ATGCATATAGGAAATAGTGCGCGGTTATCTTATCACTACGTTACCGAAAAGGATGTTGAGTTCTTGTGGGAGCTTGACCAAGACGAAGCGGTTATGCGCTACATCAATGGTGGTAAACCTTCCAGCAGAGAAGATATACGCCATATTTTTATACCCCGGGTTCAAGCTTTCTCTAACCCAGCGCTAGGTTGGGGATTATGGCGAGTAGAAGTCACAGAATCTCGGGATAGTATTGGCTGGATTTTAGTTCGTCCGTTTGGCTTTTTCACCCACTCACCAGAAACAGATAATATTGAATTAGGCTGGCGTTTTAAGCGTTCGAGTTGGGGGCAGGGTTTTGCGACAGAAGCCGCGAAAACAGTGAAAGACAGTTTATATTTAACTGGCATCGATAAATTTTCCGCCATTGCTAACCCAGCGAACAAAGCGTCAATCAAAGTTATGAAAAATTTAGGTATGACGTTTAGCCACGAACTAGAATATAAAGACAACCTGTTCCACGAAAACGTCGTGGTTTACGCAACCTGA
- a CDS encoding LytR/AlgR family response regulator transcription factor: protein MLKALIVDDEPLAHTVLLHHLKQHPDIAIVGRCFSATETLQHLAKHHVDLLFLDINMPALSGIDMLKVIAHPPQVIIVSAYSEFAIDGFELDVADYLLKPVNSQRLSKALDKVRERCQVHNHASKIQVKVGREIHRLDIDSIVYLEAYGNYVKVWTTQTMLLANSTLKQLLEGLPKVDFLQIHKSYVVNKKTLMCLNTDTVTLSGGVNLKVGKSFKLALKRHFSTL from the coding sequence ATGCTAAAAGCACTGATTGTTGACGATGAACCCTTAGCACACACCGTATTGTTGCATCACTTAAAGCAACATCCGGATATCGCTATAGTGGGGCGGTGTTTTAGTGCTACAGAAACACTGCAGCACTTGGCAAAACACCATGTGGATCTTCTTTTTCTTGATATTAATATGCCGGCGCTAAGCGGCATTGATATGCTTAAAGTCATCGCTCATCCGCCGCAAGTGATTATTGTGAGCGCGTATTCAGAATTTGCCATTGACGGATTTGAACTCGACGTTGCAGATTATTTGCTGAAACCTGTGAACAGCCAACGGCTGTCAAAAGCATTAGATAAAGTTCGAGAACGATGTCAAGTGCACAACCATGCCTCAAAAATACAAGTAAAAGTAGGACGTGAGATACACAGGTTAGACATCGACAGTATTGTGTATCTTGAAGCGTATGGAAACTACGTAAAAGTGTGGACAACACAAACCATGTTGCTGGCAAATAGTACGTTGAAACAACTTCTTGAAGGTTTGCCTAAGGTCGATTTTTTACAAATACACAAATCCTATGTGGTTAATAAAAAGACACTGATGTGTCTGAATACCGACACTGTCACCCTCAGTGGGGGCGTAAATTTAAAGGTGGGGAAATCTTTCAAGCTAGCGTTAAAAAGGCACTTTAGCACATTGTGA
- a CDS encoding sensor histidine kinase, with product MTIALKMDRGLLASLLPLVAAILLAANLSFVNEQAQHGSRFIVLHLKAILLSVPYLTSVGLLSCLHRPWGALVWFSVCLLYSLFLFSANLPSELLLPFSAQPPQPTAAVIAPSADSLTKLDSHTKLDSQIVWFFIVGALLGGLHHFHKTPSSGNVKSALWVQRVFSLDAMVAATLFIWVIGCTGIFLYTPDPMNNQPLAMKVDLNQVVGEFDRFVAYFFQFLWLAAILFFIYWVNRYWLIRRVLSSQGLIPYAATALVFILLATPVLSASALLLPLNTQSSLTLLPSENSNAFDLDNFRFMFAFLAVTMPVILAFERKSFDATLARVEKDKVRTELQLLQQQINPHFLFNTLNNLYALTLEKSDRAPTSIEHLSNLLRYTVYKGQQEWVALEDELAYVNDYLALQGLRYQSDCEINVSWPTCNKGYQIPPLLLIVLLENAFKHGIEKAEKPSVLNVSIRIDECGVLHFSCQSPYLAEGALSQPEHAIWSGSQQASQTGLGLTNVARRLSLLPGEHNTLDNDVIEGTWVASLTLDLQPC from the coding sequence ATGACTATTGCCCTAAAAATGGATAGAGGTTTACTGGCCAGTTTGCTGCCATTAGTTGCCGCTATATTGCTGGCGGCTAATTTATCCTTTGTTAACGAGCAGGCGCAGCATGGCTCACGTTTTATTGTATTGCATTTAAAAGCAATACTTCTATCAGTGCCTTACTTAACGTCAGTGGGGTTGTTGTCATGTTTGCATCGTCCCTGGGGCGCGCTGGTATGGTTTAGCGTATGCCTGCTTTATTCATTGTTTCTCTTTTCAGCGAATCTTCCCAGCGAATTACTTTTGCCTTTTTCCGCGCAGCCACCACAACCAACTGCCGCTGTTATAGCCCCCTCAGCCGACAGCCTCACCAAATTGGACAGTCATACCAAATTGGACAGTCAAATCGTTTGGTTTTTTATAGTGGGCGCCTTACTTGGAGGGCTACATCATTTTCATAAAACACCGTCGAGCGGCAATGTAAAATCGGCATTGTGGGTTCAACGTGTGTTTTCACTCGATGCAATGGTTGCGGCCACGCTTTTTATTTGGGTAATTGGTTGCACCGGCATATTTTTGTATACCCCCGATCCTATGAACAACCAGCCGCTGGCAATGAAAGTAGATCTCAATCAAGTGGTGGGTGAATTTGATCGCTTTGTGGCGTACTTTTTTCAGTTTTTGTGGCTGGCCGCAATACTTTTTTTTATATACTGGGTTAACCGATACTGGTTAATCCGTAGGGTATTATCTTCACAAGGCTTAATCCCTTATGCAGCCACTGCTCTTGTATTTATTCTGCTAGCTACACCCGTGTTGAGTGCAAGTGCACTGCTGTTGCCATTAAATACGCAGTCGTCGTTGACATTACTTCCCTCTGAAAACAGCAATGCGTTTGATTTGGATAATTTCCGTTTTATGTTTGCTTTTTTAGCGGTCACTATGCCCGTTATTTTGGCGTTCGAGCGTAAGTCGTTTGATGCAACACTCGCCCGTGTAGAAAAGGATAAAGTTCGTACTGAATTGCAATTGTTACAGCAACAGATTAACCCGCATTTTCTCTTTAACACGCTAAATAACCTGTATGCACTAACATTAGAAAAGTCGGATAGGGCACCAACAAGCATAGAGCATCTATCTAATTTATTGCGTTATACGGTGTATAAAGGCCAGCAAGAGTGGGTCGCGTTAGAGGATGAACTGGCGTATGTAAATGATTATTTAGCCCTGCAAGGCCTAAGATATCAAAGCGATTGCGAAATTAATGTAAGCTGGCCTACCTGCAATAAAGGGTATCAAATACCCCCTCTTTTATTGATAGTATTGCTGGAAAATGCGTTCAAACATGGCATAGAAAAAGCGGAAAAGCCGAGTGTATTAAATGTGTCGATACGTATTGATGAGTGCGGTGTGCTTCACTTCTCATGCCAAAGCCCATACCTTGCTGAAGGCGCACTGTCTCAACCTGAACACGCCATTTGGTCTGGTTCTCAACAAGCGAGTCAGACAGGTTTGGGGTTAACGAATGTTGCCCGAAGGCTTTCACTGTTGCCAGGTGAACATAATACCCTCGATAATGACGTCATAGAGGGTACCTGGGTAGCGAGTTTAACGTTGGATTTACAGCCATGCTAA
- a CDS encoding ABCB family ABC transporter ATP-binding protein/permease yields the protein MPRRHNTVYDNAPVKWHVLKQLRPYLLEFKRRVVLALLCLVAAKLASIGLPYVLKYTVDSLNGDLTTLALAVPISLIVAYGTLRLLNVLLGEVRDTLFGRVTERAMRRIGLNVFKHLHNLDLGFHLDRRTGGLSRDIERGTSGISFLMRFMVFNIVPTLLEIGLVVGLLLFQFGWSFAFIIISSVICYVAFSMKATDWRTRFVQQMNEADSTTNSRAVDSLLNFETVKYFNNEAFEANRYDNDLAQWEVARRKNRLSLFALNAGQASIIATAMTAMMANAAFGVMNGDMTIGDFVLINAFTMQIFMPLNFLGFVYREIRGSLANIDNLFSLLAQRPAISDKPDSLALTLKGGVENATVQFENVHFSYHDARPILNGITFQVEAGKKVAIVGESGAGKSTIMKLLFRFYEPTRGTVCVNGQDISQVTQNSLRSHIAIVPQDTVLFNTTLKDNIAYGNPNATDEEIMHAASLAHLNHFIAQLPDGINTKVGERGLKLSGGEKQRVAIARALLKGAPIMIFDEATSSLDSESEQAILAALRDAAKGHTSLVIAHRLSTIIDADNILVMNKGMITEQGTHSQLLQKQGVYAKLWHTQQSTRKR from the coding sequence ATGCCAAGACGCCATAACACAGTGTACGATAATGCCCCGGTAAAGTGGCATGTGCTGAAACAACTGCGCCCTTATTTATTGGAGTTTAAACGGCGAGTTGTACTTGCCCTGCTTTGCCTGGTGGCCGCAAAACTCGCCAGCATTGGGTTACCTTATGTGTTGAAGTACACGGTAGACAGCTTAAATGGCGATTTAACCACCCTTGCCCTGGCAGTACCCATCAGCCTTATTGTGGCGTACGGCACCTTGAGGTTACTCAATGTGCTGTTAGGGGAAGTGAGAGATACCTTGTTTGGTAGAGTCACCGAGCGAGCTATGCGTCGCATTGGCCTAAACGTATTTAAACATCTACATAACCTCGATTTGGGTTTTCATCTCGACAGGCGTACCGGCGGTTTATCAAGAGACATTGAGCGAGGCACATCAGGCATTAGTTTCTTAATGCGGTTTATGGTGTTTAACATTGTGCCTACCCTGCTCGAAATTGGGCTTGTGGTAGGCTTGCTTCTGTTTCAATTTGGTTGGTCATTTGCGTTTATCATCATTTCCAGTGTAATTTGCTATGTGGCGTTCTCAATGAAAGCCACCGACTGGCGCACTCGATTTGTTCAGCAAATGAACGAAGCCGATTCCACCACTAATTCCCGTGCAGTCGACAGCCTACTTAATTTCGAAACAGTTAAATATTTCAACAATGAAGCCTTTGAGGCGAACCGATACGACAACGATTTAGCCCAATGGGAAGTGGCAAGGCGCAAAAATCGATTATCTCTCTTCGCTCTTAATGCAGGCCAAGCCAGTATTATTGCCACTGCCATGACAGCAATGATGGCCAATGCCGCATTCGGCGTAATGAACGGCGATATGACGATTGGTGATTTTGTGCTCATTAACGCCTTCACCATGCAAATTTTTATGCCGCTTAATTTTTTAGGCTTTGTATACCGAGAAATAAGGGGTTCACTGGCTAACATTGATAATTTATTTTCACTACTCGCTCAGCGCCCGGCCATTTCTGATAAACCTGATTCACTGGCGCTCACATTAAAAGGCGGTGTTGAAAATGCGACTGTCCAATTTGAGAATGTACATTTTAGTTATCATGACGCGCGGCCTATTTTAAATGGCATTACCTTTCAGGTTGAAGCGGGCAAGAAGGTGGCCATTGTCGGCGAAAGTGGCGCAGGCAAGTCCACCATCATGAAGCTACTTTTTCGCTTTTATGAACCCACGAGGGGCACCGTATGCGTGAATGGTCAGGATATAAGCCAAGTCACCCAAAACAGTTTGCGAAGTCATATTGCTATTGTGCCCCAAGACACCGTTCTCTTTAACACCACATTGAAAGACAACATCGCCTATGGAAACCCTAACGCCACTGACGAAGAAATTATGCATGCAGCATCACTTGCCCATTTAAACCACTTCATTGCTCAACTTCCTGATGGCATAAACACAAAAGTGGGTGAACGTGGCCTTAAGTTATCCGGGGGAGAAAAACAGCGCGTAGCAATTGCAAGAGCACTGCTAAAAGGCGCGCCCATTATGATATTTGATGAAGCCACATCGTCATTAGATAGCGAATCTGAGCAGGCCATTTTAGCTGCGCTACGGGATGCCGCAAAAGGCCATACCAGTTTAGTGATTGCCCACCGGCTCTCTACAATTATTGATGCTGACAATATACTGGTGATGAACAAAGGTATGATTACCGAACAAGGCACACATAGCCAACTACTGCAAAAGCAAGGTGTATATGCCAAACTATGGCACACGCAGCAGTCAACTCGAAAGCGCTAA
- the moaA gene encoding GTP 3',8-cyclase MoaA, whose product MLEDSFGRQFHYLRLSITEACNFRCQYCLPDGYQGPSSDSFLSVNEIQTLLSAFAQLGTSKVRITGGEPTLRRDFLDVLHLTAQTPGIERIAMTTHGARMSAHAKQWKDAGLHQVNVSIDSLDPRQFAAITGQDKLKEVLAGLDAAANAGLDVKVNTVLLNDFSDARLHRFLAWLKEMPVTLRFIELMETGDLPQFFNQQHQSGGPIKQTLLAQGWQPIVKRKDAGPAQEFFHPDYAGKIGLIMPYSKDFCKSCNRLRVAANGKLHLCLFSEHGIDMRHLLADGDVAGLKQFLIECLGQKHETHYLHDGNTGATTHLAMLGG is encoded by the coding sequence TTGTTAGAAGATAGCTTTGGAAGACAATTTCATTATTTACGTTTGTCGATAACGGAAGCGTGTAATTTCCGGTGTCAGTATTGTCTGCCTGATGGCTATCAAGGCCCTTCTAGTGATAGCTTTTTATCCGTAAATGAAATTCAAACCTTATTATCTGCCTTTGCGCAGTTAGGCACGTCTAAAGTGCGAATTACCGGTGGAGAGCCTACCCTTCGTCGTGACTTTTTAGATGTATTGCATTTAACGGCGCAAACTCCGGGTATTGAACGTATCGCCATGACAACCCATGGTGCACGAATGTCTGCTCATGCCAAACAGTGGAAAGACGCTGGCTTACATCAAGTTAATGTGAGCATAGACAGCTTAGATCCTCGTCAATTCGCTGCTATTACAGGGCAAGATAAATTAAAAGAGGTACTCGCAGGGCTTGATGCAGCTGCAAATGCGGGCCTTGATGTCAAAGTTAATACGGTATTGCTGAACGACTTCTCTGACGCTCGCCTTCACCGTTTTTTGGCATGGTTAAAAGAGATGCCAGTGACCCTTAGGTTCATAGAGTTAATGGAGACGGGGGACCTTCCACAGTTTTTCAATCAGCAGCATCAAAGTGGCGGGCCCATTAAGCAAACGCTGCTAGCACAAGGTTGGCAACCCATAGTAAAACGAAAAGACGCCGGGCCAGCGCAAGAGTTTTTTCATCCTGATTACGCGGGAAAGATAGGTCTTATCATGCCTTACAGTAAAGATTTCTGTAAAAGCTGTAATCGACTTAGGGTTGCAGCAAATGGCAAACTGCATTTGTGTCTATTCAGTGAGCATGGCATTGATATGCGCCATCTGTTGGCAGATGGCGACGTGGCAGGCCTTAAGCAATTTCTCATAGAATGTTTAGGTCAGAAGCACGAAACCCATTATCTACATGATGGTAATACAGGTGCAACCACGCACCTTGCTATGTTAGGGGGCTAA
- a CDS encoding DUF3820 family protein: protein MDPELIKATVNQIMPFGKYAGRRLFHLPEPYLVWFHKQGFPKGKLGEQLALMYEIKLNGLESVVEPLLDDD, encoded by the coding sequence ATGGATCCCGAACTGATAAAAGCCACCGTCAATCAGATTATGCCCTTTGGTAAATATGCAGGGCGTCGCCTTTTCCATTTACCCGAACCTTACCTTGTATGGTTTCACAAACAAGGCTTTCCTAAAGGCAAGCTAGGCGAACAATTGGCATTGATGTATGAAATAAAACTCAACGGTTTGGAATCGGTTGTTGAGCCCCTACTCGATGATGACTAA